CAAGAAAAAATATGTACGAACTGGTTGGGGAGGGGCTGAAAACTATGTCCAACTCTTTGACACTATCGAGCAAAACGGGGTTGCACTTGAAGTGACGCCTTATTTCCTCATCAACGTGTCTGGAGAAGGGGAAGGTTTTTCCATGTGGAGCCCGACACCTTGTGATGTTTTGGCGACGGATTGGGTAGAAGTGTATGACTAGACGTGTATTGATTACGGGAGTAAGTTCAGGAATTGGTCTGGCTCAAGCACGACTCTTTTTAGAGAATGGCTATCAAGTTTATGGAGTTGACCAAGGTGAAAATCCACTCTTAGAGCGTGATTTTCACTTTTTACAGAGAGATTTGACCTTGGACTTGGAGCCAATTTTTGACTGGTGTCCTCAGGTGGATGTCTTGTGTAATACTGCTGGAATTTTGGATGATTTCAAACCACTTTTGGAACAATCAGCCCAGGAAATTCAAGAGATTTTTGAAATCAACTATGTGACTCCTGTTGAGTTAACTCGCTATTATTTGACGCAA
This genomic stretch from Streptococcus sp. 1643 harbors:
- a CDS encoding DUF2829 domain-containing protein; this encodes MTFEEILPGLKDKKKYVRTGWGGAENYVQLFDTIEQNGVALEVTPYFLINVSGEGEGFSMWSPTPCDVLATDWVEVYD